In Triplophysa rosa linkage group LG7, Trosa_1v2, whole genome shotgun sequence, the following proteins share a genomic window:
- the smx5 gene encoding smx5 has translation MLFYSFFKSLVGKDVVVELKNDLSICGTLHSVDQYLNIKLTDISVTDPEKYPHMLSVKNCFIRGSVVRYVQLPADEVDTQLLQDAARKEAMQQKQ, from the exons ATG CTCTTCTACTCCTTCTTCAAGTCTTTGGTTGGCAAAGATGTTGTTGTGGAACTCAAGAATGACTTGAG CATATGTGGCACATTGCACTCAGTAGATCAG TATCTGAACATCAAACTGACAGATATCAGCGTCACTGATCCAGAGAAATATCCCCACATG TTGTCAGTGAAAAACTGCTTTATCCGTGGCTCAGTGGTGCGGTATGTTCAGCTTCCTGCAGATGAGGTGGACACACAACTGCTGCAAGATGCTGCACGCAAAGAGGCTATGCAACAGAAACAATAA